Proteins from a genomic interval of Catenulispora sp. EB89:
- a CDS encoding NAD-dependent epimerase/dehydratase family protein, which yields MILVTGGSGFIGSHTVRALHGLGEASVVVQRGTDQVPDHLADLPVTAERADVADLDALRGIGARHRITGIVHLAGYPAPRGTVGGIEATQGLLDGLLNIARVAQEWGVRRVGLASTLGVYGGVETDAPLTEDLPVRLTAPHPIPRSKKIAELLGEQFAEATGVEFVNLRISGTWGPLGHEDPFFAAPALVHAAASRQPLDLSGLLAQPYLGDGLDLCYVKDTGRAIALLQLADNLEHRTYNIASGRVTDNADVIAAIRRTLPDADLELPAGTRRPGAALDISRLKQDTGFEPEYDTARAAADYIAWLRAGNPR from the coding sequence ATGATCCTCGTCACCGGCGGGTCCGGCTTCATCGGCTCCCACACCGTCCGTGCGCTGCACGGCCTCGGTGAGGCGAGCGTCGTGGTGCAGCGCGGGACGGACCAGGTCCCCGACCACCTCGCAGATCTGCCCGTCACGGCCGAGCGGGCCGACGTGGCCGACCTCGACGCGCTGCGCGGAATCGGTGCCCGCCACCGGATCACCGGCATCGTGCACCTGGCGGGCTACCCCGCGCCGCGTGGGACCGTCGGGGGCATCGAGGCCACGCAGGGTCTGCTGGACGGGCTCCTCAACATCGCCCGCGTCGCCCAGGAGTGGGGCGTGCGCCGGGTGGGCCTGGCCAGCACGCTCGGGGTCTACGGCGGCGTCGAGACGGATGCTCCGCTGACCGAGGATCTGCCGGTGCGGCTGACCGCTCCGCACCCGATCCCGCGGTCGAAGAAGATCGCAGAGCTCCTCGGAGAGCAGTTCGCCGAGGCGACCGGCGTCGAATTCGTCAACCTCCGGATCTCCGGCACGTGGGGCCCGCTCGGCCACGAGGACCCGTTCTTCGCCGCACCCGCGCTCGTCCACGCAGCCGCCAGCAGGCAGCCCCTCGACCTGTCGGGCCTGCTCGCCCAGCCGTACCTCGGGGACGGGCTCGATCTGTGCTACGTCAAGGACACCGGCCGGGCTATCGCGCTGCTGCAGCTCGCCGACAACCTCGAGCACCGCACCTACAACATCGCGTCAGGGCGGGTGACCGACAACGCCGACGTGATCGCAGCGATCCGCCGGACGCTGCCGGACGCCGACCTCGAACTCCCGGCAGGCACGCGCCGGCCCGGAGCCGCCCTCGACATCAGCAGGCTTAAGCAGGACACCGGCTTCGAGCCCGAGTACGACACCGCCCGCGCAGCCGCCGACTACATCGCTTGGCTCAGAGCAGGCAACCCGCGCTGA
- a CDS encoding M4 family metallopeptidase, which yields MAVGTAVAAGVTALTAGAVTAAAAGPVVTPNAQTLAAQSADTLVAARPAFLHASANDQFVRQQVISSNGAQYVPYLRTYSGLPVVGGDFVIATNSAGQVVFQSVAQDHAIGALSTTPTLSSTQAVKAASGQLKSVSKVEGTQLVVYALGSAPATLAWETTVDGIGDDGVSRLSVDVDARTGAVLHTQEHVEHGSGTSAWNGPNPVHIDTSGSGSSFSMNTPNITNMPCQDAANDTTFTKSTDVWGSTDKTSRETGCVDALFGAQTEFKMLAQWDGRNGMDGNGGAWPIRVGDQEENAYYDGTQVQIGYNSQGQWIGALDVIAHEMGHGVDDHTPGGISGNGTQEFVADTFGASTEWFANEPAPYDVPDFTVGEQINLQGTGPIRNMYNPSLINNDPNCYSSAIPGDEVHAAAGPGNHWFYLVAEGTNPTNGQPTSPTCNNSTVTGLGIQNAEKIMYNAMLLKTSGASYLTYRVWTLQAAKTLDPTCAEFNTVKAAWTAVSVPAQSGEPTCTASTNDFSMALSPTSGSVNPGSSLTATVSTTLTSGSAQSVALTAAGLPSGATASFSPSSVTSGSTSTLTLSTASTTPAGSYPVTVTGTGASATHTATFTLTVNGSGSETVSVTSPGNQTSTQGTAISTLQISATDSAGKSLTYSATGLPAGLSISSSGAITGTPSAAGSSNVTVTASSGTASGSTSFTWTVNPSGGGGCTATQLLGNPGFETGSAAPWSASSGVINSDTTSEPAHSGSYNAWLDGYGTTHTDTLSQSVTIPSTCKTANFSFFVHIDTAETTTTTAYDKLSVQVLNSSGTVLGTLATYSNLNAASGFVSHSFNLASYIGQTVTLKFTGTEDASLQTSFVLDDTALNVN from the coding sequence CTGGCCGTCGGCACCGCCGTCGCGGCCGGCGTCACCGCGCTGACCGCCGGAGCCGTCACCGCGGCCGCCGCCGGACCGGTCGTCACCCCGAACGCACAGACCCTGGCCGCCCAGAGCGCTGACACGCTCGTCGCCGCCCGGCCCGCGTTCCTGCACGCCAGCGCGAACGACCAGTTCGTGCGCCAGCAAGTCATCTCGTCCAACGGTGCCCAGTACGTGCCGTATCTGCGCACGTACTCGGGTCTGCCCGTGGTCGGCGGCGACTTCGTCATCGCCACCAACAGCGCCGGCCAGGTCGTGTTCCAGTCGGTCGCCCAGGACCACGCGATCGGCGCGCTGTCCACCACCCCGACACTCAGCAGCACTCAGGCCGTCAAGGCAGCCTCCGGGCAGCTGAAGTCGGTCTCGAAGGTCGAGGGCACGCAGCTCGTCGTGTACGCGCTGGGTTCCGCACCGGCCACCCTGGCCTGGGAGACCACCGTCGACGGTATCGGCGACGACGGCGTCAGCCGGCTGAGCGTGGACGTCGACGCCAGGACCGGCGCGGTCCTGCACACCCAGGAGCACGTCGAGCACGGCAGCGGCACCAGCGCCTGGAACGGCCCCAACCCGGTCCACATCGACACCTCGGGCTCGGGCAGCTCGTTCTCGATGAACACCCCGAACATCACCAACATGCCTTGTCAGGACGCTGCGAACGACACCACGTTCACCAAGTCCACCGACGTCTGGGGCAGCACCGACAAGACCAGCCGGGAGACCGGCTGCGTGGACGCCCTGTTCGGGGCCCAGACCGAGTTCAAGATGCTCGCCCAGTGGGACGGGCGCAACGGCATGGACGGCAACGGCGGCGCCTGGCCGATCCGGGTCGGCGACCAGGAGGAGAACGCCTACTACGACGGCACCCAGGTCCAGATCGGCTACAACTCGCAGGGCCAGTGGATCGGCGCGCTCGACGTCATCGCGCACGAGATGGGCCACGGCGTCGACGACCACACGCCCGGCGGCATATCCGGCAACGGCACCCAGGAGTTCGTCGCCGACACCTTCGGCGCGTCCACCGAGTGGTTCGCCAACGAGCCCGCGCCGTACGACGTCCCGGACTTCACCGTCGGCGAGCAGATCAATCTCCAGGGCACCGGGCCGATCCGCAACATGTACAACCCGTCGCTGATCAACAACGACCCGAACTGCTACTCCAGCGCCATCCCCGGTGACGAGGTGCACGCCGCGGCCGGTCCCGGCAACCACTGGTTCTACCTGGTGGCCGAGGGAACCAACCCGACCAACGGCCAGCCGACCAGCCCGACCTGCAACAACTCCACGGTCACCGGCCTGGGCATCCAGAACGCCGAGAAGATCATGTACAACGCGATGCTGCTGAAGACCTCGGGAGCCTCGTACCTGACCTACCGCGTCTGGACCCTGCAGGCGGCCAAGACCCTGGACCCGACCTGCGCGGAGTTCAACACCGTGAAGGCGGCCTGGACCGCGGTCAGCGTCCCGGCCCAGTCCGGCGAGCCGACCTGCACCGCCAGCACCAACGACTTCTCGATGGCGCTCTCCCCCACCTCCGGCTCGGTCAACCCCGGCAGCTCCCTGACGGCGACCGTGTCCACCACCCTGACCAGCGGCTCAGCCCAGTCGGTCGCCCTGACCGCGGCCGGCCTGCCGTCCGGCGCCACCGCCTCGTTCAGCCCGTCGTCGGTCACCTCCGGCTCGACCTCGACGCTGACCCTGAGCACGGCGAGCACCACGCCCGCCGGCAGCTACCCGGTGACCGTCACGGGCACCGGCGCATCGGCGACACACACCGCCACGTTCACGCTGACGGTCAACGGCTCCGGCAGCGAAACGGTCTCGGTCACCAGCCCCGGTAACCAGACATCGACTCAGGGCACTGCCATCAGTACCCTGCAAATCTCGGCGACCGACTCCGCCGGCAAGTCGCTGACCTACTCGGCCACCGGTCTCCCGGCCGGCCTGTCGATCAGCTCCTCGGGCGCCATCACCGGCACCCCGAGCGCGGCCGGCAGCTCGAACGTGACCGTGACGGCGTCCTCGGGCACCGCCTCCGGCTCGACCTCCTTCACCTGGACGGTAAACCCCTCCGGTGGCGGCGGCTGCACCGCGACGCAACTGCTGGGCAACCCGGGCTTCGAGACCGGTAGCGCCGCCCCGTGGAGCGCCTCCTCCGGTGTCATCAACAGCGACACCACCTCCGAGCCCGCCCACTCCGGCAGCTACAACGCCTGGCTCGACGGCTACGGCACCACCCACACCGACACGCTCTCCCAGAGCGTGACGATCCCGTCCACCTGCAAGACGGCGAACTTCTCGTTCTTCGTCCACATCGACACCGCGGAGACCACGACCACCACCGCCTACGACAAGCTGTCGGTACAGGTCCTGAACTCCTCCGGCACTGTGCTCGGCACCCTGGCGACGTACAGCAACCTGAACGCCGCCAGCGGCTTCGTGTCCCACTCCTTCAACCTGGCCAGCTACATCGGCCAGACCGTCACCCTGAAGTTCACCGGTACTGAGGACGCGTCCCTGCAGACGTCGTTCGTGCTCGACGACACCGCGCTGAACGTCAACTGA
- a CDS encoding cell wall-binding repeat-containing protein codes for MDAGGDHATTLPYPNGGMSWSPDGSKFAASEGGTISVFDADGSHQVTVYTPPSGKHAFQPRWLPDGSAIAFLQQNSLGGAQIWTVRPDGTGAAQVPAPAPTSTFGYIGYDVLPGGGYLLEQYFSTYSTISVWHPGDAALRQVAQGLLTQFAAAPDGRSFAVLSGTPQSSGSVVVDLVDIAGGQSTQIASGTEIAYLVWSPDGTRLAYPVVDATSSSGPTETHVAVRDMRTGTVTAAVAPAPNVLDLPMAWRPVPTPVQEDRVGGADRIGTAIATSQLGFAATGADGRQAQAAVLTRSDTFADALAGSALAADKHGPLLLTGTAGLDPAVARELKRVLPPHAKVYLLGGVNALSDQVAQQVAALGFTPSRVAGPDRDATAVAIAQQITATPHTFLVATGRNFPDALAAGAVAGAIPNAVVLLSDDNTLSATTKNYLTAHHHSGDTLLGVGNQGSNALASAVPSATITSQFRGYDRFDTAAKLANHFYSGASKPSTIGVATAANWPDALGGGALLGAHPGPLLLTGPGTNGLSAGETAYLTANSAAVEEIVVFGGHSVVPPPVAAAVADTVTVTDNWGYGENRVAPGLP; via the coding sequence GTGGACGCCGGCGGCGACCACGCGACGACGCTGCCGTATCCCAACGGCGGGATGTCGTGGTCGCCGGACGGTTCCAAGTTCGCCGCCTCCGAAGGCGGAACGATCTCCGTGTTCGATGCCGACGGCAGCCACCAGGTGACGGTCTACACGCCGCCCTCGGGCAAGCACGCGTTCCAGCCGCGCTGGCTTCCGGACGGTTCGGCGATCGCGTTCCTCCAGCAGAATTCCCTTGGCGGCGCCCAGATCTGGACGGTGCGTCCGGACGGCACCGGTGCCGCGCAGGTGCCCGCGCCCGCGCCGACGAGCACCTTCGGGTACATCGGCTACGACGTGCTTCCCGGCGGCGGCTACCTGTTGGAGCAGTACTTCAGCACCTACAGCACGATCTCGGTCTGGCACCCCGGCGACGCCGCCCTGCGACAGGTCGCTCAGGGGCTGTTGACGCAGTTCGCCGCCGCGCCGGACGGCAGGTCGTTCGCGGTCCTTTCCGGGACGCCGCAAAGCAGTGGCAGCGTCGTGGTGGACCTCGTCGACATCGCCGGCGGACAGAGCACGCAGATCGCGTCGGGCACCGAGATCGCCTACCTCGTGTGGTCGCCGGACGGAACACGGCTTGCCTACCCGGTGGTCGACGCGACGTCCTCGTCCGGGCCGACGGAGACGCACGTCGCCGTGCGGGACATGCGCACCGGGACGGTCACCGCCGCGGTCGCGCCGGCGCCGAACGTCCTGGACCTGCCGATGGCCTGGCGGCCGGTCCCCACCCCGGTGCAGGAGGACCGGGTCGGGGGCGCCGACCGGATCGGGACCGCGATCGCCACCTCGCAGCTCGGCTTCGCCGCCACCGGCGCCGACGGCCGCCAGGCGCAGGCGGCGGTGCTGACCCGCTCCGACACCTTCGCCGACGCGCTGGCCGGCAGCGCGCTGGCCGCGGACAAGCACGGGCCGCTGCTGCTGACCGGGACCGCGGGACTGGACCCGGCGGTCGCCCGGGAACTCAAGCGCGTCCTGCCGCCGCACGCGAAGGTCTACCTGCTGGGCGGCGTCAACGCCCTGTCCGACCAGGTCGCACAGCAGGTCGCAGCACTCGGATTCACCCCGTCCCGGGTCGCCGGGCCCGACCGGGACGCCACCGCCGTGGCGATCGCGCAGCAGATCACCGCCACGCCGCACACGTTCCTGGTCGCCACCGGCCGGAACTTCCCCGACGCGCTCGCCGCCGGAGCCGTCGCCGGGGCGATCCCGAACGCGGTCGTCCTGCTGTCCGACGACAACACCCTGTCGGCGACGACGAAGAACTACCTGACCGCGCACCACCACAGCGGCGACACCCTGCTCGGCGTGGGCAACCAGGGCAGCAACGCGCTGGCGTCAGCCGTCCCGTCCGCCACGATCACCTCCCAGTTCCGCGGCTACGACCGCTTCGACACCGCGGCCAAGCTCGCGAACCACTTCTACAGCGGAGCATCGAAGCCCTCGACCATCGGCGTGGCGACCGCCGCCAACTGGCCCGACGCCCTCGGCGGCGGCGCACTGCTGGGCGCCCACCCCGGCCCCCTCCTGCTGACCGGCCCCGGGACGAACGGCCTGTCCGCCGGCGAGACCGCGTACCTGACCGCGAACTCCGCAGCCGTCGAGGAGATCGTCGTGTTCGGCGGCCACAGCGTGGTGCCGCCTCCGGTCGCGGCGGCCGTCGCCGACACCGTCACCGTCACTGACAACTGGGGGTACGGCGAGAACCGGGTGGCGCCGGGGCTGCCGTAG
- a CDS encoding MarR family winged helix-turn-helix transcriptional regulator: MSRPNSDDADQIRAHDDVLGYLLKHAQRALEQRTEAALADLDLTPRDLGVLRVIAGGEAKSQQEASVVLGVDPTSMVALLDALEHRGIVARKPSERDRRRNIVELTGHGRDVFRQAEDRYAKAEKAFTSSLGDTGAAELRRALQTVLQNAKDESA; the protein is encoded by the coding sequence GTGTCGAGGCCGAATTCTGACGACGCGGACCAGATCCGCGCACACGACGACGTGCTCGGGTACCTCCTCAAGCACGCGCAGCGCGCGCTGGAGCAGCGCACCGAAGCCGCGCTCGCCGACCTGGACCTGACCCCCCGCGACCTCGGCGTACTGCGGGTCATCGCAGGCGGCGAGGCGAAATCGCAGCAAGAGGCCTCAGTCGTCCTCGGCGTCGACCCCACATCGATGGTCGCGCTCCTGGACGCACTCGAGCACCGCGGCATCGTCGCGCGCAAGCCGTCCGAACGAGACCGGCGCCGCAACATCGTCGAGCTCACCGGCCACGGACGCGACGTCTTCCGGCAAGCAGAGGACCGCTACGCCAAAGCCGAGAAAGCGTTCACGTCGAGCCTGGGCGACACCGGGGCGGCCGAGCTCCGCCGGGCGCTACAGACGGTCCTCCAGAACGCGAAAGACGAGAGCGCCTGA